In Deltaproteobacteria bacterium, the genomic window ATTCCATCTTTTACCAGGACCTTCTTCGATGCCCAGGTACAGATGCCGGCATTGACCATGGCCCTCATCGGGGCAAGCTTCTTTATTCGATCTCATCTACTTATTATTACAGGGTTTTTTCTATGCCTTGTCCTGGGTTACGTCTTTTATAGAAAATCTGAAACAGGGAGGAAGCGTCTTGACAGCCTGAAACTGCACTGGCCCTTTCTGGGTGATCTGTATCGCCATTACTCTCTGTCCAAATTCAGCAGGACATTGGCAATGGTTTTGCATGGTGGAACTCCATTAGTGGATTCCCTCCGGATATCTTCGGGATCGTTGGACAATGTATTTATCAAGAACGCACTTGAAATCGTGGCTGATAACATTGAAAAGGGGAAGGGGTTCAGCGAGGCCCTTGGGGAAACCGGGATCTTTCCCGGACTCGCCTTGAGCATGATCGAAGCCGGAGAGAAAAGCGGGGCACTGGAACAGGTGCTTGAAGAGGTAGCCGATTTCTATGAGGCCGACGTGGACACGGGTCTTTCGATCCTGACTTCCTCCATCGAACCCGCATTGATGATCATCATGGGACTGTTGATAGGATTCATCGTGCTGGCCATGTATCTTCCCATTTTTCAAATGGCGGGCGCTGCGGGGTAGACGGGAAAGGGAAGAAGAGAAGAGCGGCCTTGCATCTCCATGGTGCATCTTGAGGACCTGCGTGTCCGGATAAAGGAAGGGGTGCAGACCACAACCATGCCGGGAATATTCGAGCGACCCATAGCAAACGAAGGGTACCAAAAACTCAGGTTCGGGGACCTCTGCGTAAAAATGGGGTTTATGACCGAGGAACAACTGAAGTCCGCCATCGCGAAAAAGGAGATCGCCCAGGAACGATTGGGGAAAATATGTGTCCGTGAAGGCTTATTGGACGAAGAACAACTGGCCATGGTAATCGCCGTCCAGCACTATTACAACTATGTAGAACTTGAGGGACCGAGGGACCCCGAACTTCTCGGTCTGATCCCCCTGGAACTCATGATGAAATACCAGTTCGTCCCATACGAGCAGGACGGGGAGACCCTTGTGATTGCCATGGCTGACCCGGTGGACTTCGTGAAAGTGGCCAGCTCCCTCGAAGTGCTCCTGGACAGGCCCGTCTCGGTTGTCATCGCAAGCGAAACAAGGATAAAAAGCCTCCTCAAGAGGCTGGAGTCGGAGCACAATGTGCTGGATTCCGTCTCGGACGGGATGCGCCTCTCCCTGGTCAAGGAATCCGAGAAAGGGGAAGAGACCCTCAGCCTTGAGAAGGTGACCGCTGAGGAGAGCCCCATTGTCAGGCTGGTGGATTCCACCATCCTGGATGCCATCAACAAGAAGGCCAGCGACATCCACTTCGAATCCTCCGAACAGGGGGTCGTGATCCGGTACAGGATCGACGGCATGCTCCACCAGATCACTGAACCCCTCGACCTCCAGTACCAGAGCCAGATCATTTCAAGGATCAAGGTGATGTCGGAGCTGGATATATCAGAGAAGCGGATCCCCCAGGACGGGAGATTCAAGTTGAAGGTCAAGGACCGGAATATCGACTTCAGGGTTTCGATCCTGCCGACCCTGTTCGGGGAAGACGCCGTGATCCGGATCCTGGACCGGGAATACCTGATGCCCGACTCCAAGGAATTCCGCCTGGACGACATGAACCTGCCCGAGACGGAACTCCGCCGCATCAGGAAGATGATCCACGCCCCTTACGGCATGTTCCTGGTTACGGGGCCGACCGGGAGCGGAAAGACGACTACCCTCTACGCAGCCATTTCGGAAATCAACAACCCCAACGAGAAGATCATCACCATTGAGGATCCCGTCGAGTACCAGCTCAAGGGAGTCGTCCAGATTCCCGTAAACGAAAAAAAGGGTCTCACCTTCGCCCGGGGTCTCCGCTCGATACTCCGGCATGACCCGGACAAGATCCTGGTAGGGGAAATCCGGGACGAGGAAACCGCCCGGATCGCCCTGCAATCGGCCCTGACCGGGCACCTCGTCTTCACCACCGTCCACGCCAACAGTTCCTTCGAGGTGATCAGCCGATTCATTCACATGGGGATCGAACCCTACAACCTGATCTCGGCCCTGAATTGCATCATCGCCCAGAGGCTCCTGAGAGTTCTATGCCGCTGCAAGCAA contains:
- a CDS encoding type II secretion system F family protein; protein product: MPTFRCKISTKAGHTIEKTLISSGKNALKAHLEKEGYFVIDIRRVEGLGGILRHRRRVRGREFQVFNQEFAVLIKAGLPILGALNIIIEKRREGEFTQILEEIRKEIAGGASVSEAFGKYAHVFSNLYVATLQAGEKSGDMPLAIRRYVDYLKKVNKIRQKVISASAYPLILLLASTFVVFFLLTYVIPSFTRTFFDAQVQMPALTMALIGASFFIRSHLLIITGFFLCLVLGYVFYRKSETGRKRLDSLKLHWPFLGDLYRHYSLSKFSRTLAMVLHGGTPLVDSLRISSGSLDNVFIKNALEIVADNIEKGKGFSEALGETGIFPGLALSMIEAGEKSGALEQVLEEVADFYEADVDTGLSILTSSIEPALMIIMGLLIGFIVLAMYLPIFQMAGAAG
- a CDS encoding type II/IV secretion system protein; this translates as MPGIFERPIANEGYQKLRFGDLCVKMGFMTEEQLKSAIAKKEIAQERLGKICVREGLLDEEQLAMVIAVQHYYNYVELEGPRDPELLGLIPLELMMKYQFVPYEQDGETLVIAMADPVDFVKVASSLEVLLDRPVSVVIASETRIKSLLKRLESEHNVLDSVSDGMRLSLVKESEKGEETLSLEKVTAEESPIVRLVDSTILDAINKKASDIHFESSEQGVVIRYRIDGMLHQITEPLDLQYQSQIISRIKVMSELDISEKRIPQDGRFKLKVKDRNIDFRVSILPTLFGEDAVIRILDREYLMPDSKEFRLDDMNLPETELRRIRKMIHAPYGMFLVTGPTGSGKTTTLYAAISEINNPNEKIITIEDPVEYQLKGVVQIPVNEKKGLTFARGLRSILRHDPDKILVGEIRDEETARIALQSALTGHLVFTTVHANSSFEVISRFIHMGIEPYNLISALNCIIAQRLLRVLCRCKQMVEEDEKEEYLKECGLDYEAYSSHTFFKENELGCDVCKGSGFKGRQAIIELIEMTDAVKELFLDGQSISALKREARGAGTTFLREAAMNLVLSGRTSVREANRVTFIE